In Bacillus sp. S3, the sequence TGCAGCGCTGCCTGAGGTAAAGTCAATCCTCCTTGATGAAAAACAAACACTTGAACCGATCAAAAAGGAGGAGCCGTCTGCAACGCCTAAAGCAGATGAAAACAACCCTGTCGAATGGAATATTGACCATGTTGGTGCCCCTGAAGTTTGGGCACGAGGAATAACCGGCGCTGGGGCGGTTGTGGCAAATATCGATAGTGGTGTAGCAGTCAATCACCCGGCCTTAAAAGCCAAGTATCGCGGATATGACCCGAATAATCCAGACAAACTAACACACACGTTCAACTGGTATGATGCGATTTACAAAATTGGCAGCCCGGTTGACTCTGACGGGCACGGTACACATACGATGGGAACAATGGTTGGGCAGGAGCCTGATGGGCAAAATCAAATTGGTATCGCACCAGGTGCAAAATGGATCGCCGCAAGGGCCTTTGCTAATAATGAAAGCTATGATTCTTATATCATCCAAGCAGCTGAATGGGTGCTAGCACCGACCGATGAAAAGGGAGTTCCACACCCCGAAATGGCGCCGGATGTAGTTAATAATTCATGGGGAGGACGGCCGATTAATAACGATTGGTTCAGACCGCTTGTTCAGGCGTGGCGTTCTGTTGGAATCTTCCCGGTTTTCTCGGTTGGGAATACCGATCTTTTTAATCCAGTTGCACTGCCGGGAACTGCAAGTTCACCAGCGAATTATCCGGAGTCATTTGCCGTTGGAGCAACGACGAAGACAGATGAGTTGGCAAGCTTCTCCTTAAGGGGACCATCAGAAAGAGGGGATGTGAAGCCTGACATTTCTGCACCGGGAGTTGGTGTCCGTTCAGCATTGCCGGGTGCGACTTGGAATACATTTGAATATGGAAGTTATAACGGTACTTCGATGGCGGCTCCGCATATTGCCGCTGCGGCGCTATTATTAAAACAAGCGGATCCAGCATTGTCACTTACACAGATTGAGGATATTTTAAAACTAACGTCTACCACCAAAACAGATGAAAATTATCCAGAAGCCCCGAATAATGGCTATGGCTATGGAATTGTAAATGTAAATGCAGCGGTACAGGCCGTTGAACAAGGAATTGGAAAAATAAAGGGTCAGGTCGTTGGTCCGGGTAATGATAATGAAGTACCGACGTATGTTCAGGACACTCGTCGGGTGGTCTACGAAGGACTGAATGTACCATTTTCCATCCAAGCAATGGACAATAGCAGTGTGAATAAGGTTACCCTTCATGTCCGTTATGAAGATGCGAACGAAGCAGCATTTAATACCGAACGATATGCAGGGGACCATCGAAATGGCTTATATGAAGCAATCATTCCAGGCGAAGCTATAAAAGGCAGCACACTTACCTATTGGTGGACGATCCAAGACTTTTCAGGTAATGAGGTAAAGACAGAGGAAGCACGGGTTTCCGTTAGGGATGGGATACGAGCAGGCTATGTTGAGGATTTCGAAAGCATTCCTGAGGGCTGGTACTCTTATGGCATCAATAACTCATGGGAATGGGGCGTTCCAACCTACGGTCCAAAGACCGCTCCGCCTTCCGGCAAAAATGTCATGGCTACTAATTTACGCGGTCAGACTGAAATGTTCTCCAATATGACGCTTGTGATGCCGCCTGTCATTGTAGAAGGGGAAACACAGCTTCAATTTAAGCAGTGGTATAGCATGGGCTACTGGGATTTTGGAACAGTTCTTGTGTCTGTTGACGGAAAGAAATGGGAGCAGCTATACCAAATTACGAGAACAAACCAAAACTGGCATGAGGTCGGTATTGATTTATCGAAATATGATGGTAAAAAGATCACGATTGCATTTAACCTTCAAACAGATGATGGGAAGTATCCAGGCTGGTACTTGGACGATATGCAAATTAAAGGCAGTGCACCGGCGGGTGAAGCAGAAAATGTAATCCATAAAGAAATTAAGTTAACGAGTGAAGCATTTGTCAATCAAGCCTATCCTTTAATGGACTTTCATAATGAAAGTAAGGCATCAGAAAAGGCAGCGCTATTACCAGTTGACGCAACGATTAAGGTCTTAGAAACTGAATGGACGACAGAGTCAAATCCGCAAAACGGTGAGTTTGTGATTCATCATCCGCCAGGAGAGTACACGGTTGACGTGAAAGCCTATGGGTACATGCCTCAGACCCAGAAAGTAACCGTTTCAAGTAAGGGTGAGGTCACGCCGAAAGTCACGCTCGAGCCGTTACCAAAGCAAACGGTTTCGGGTACGGTTACAGATACATCCGGAAATGCATTAAAGGATGCGACGATTCTTCTGTTAGAGGATGAAAAAGCTGAGCCCGGTCATTCAAGTGAAAATGGGGATTATCAGCTAAAAGCGTATGAGGGTACCTATACTGTTAAGGTATTTGCTAAGGGCTACTACAGCAAAACCTACACAATGGATGTGGAGCCGGGTAAAAATCTTAAACGTGATATTCAATTAAGTCCCTTTGTTAATAAGGAATCAGGTGAAATCAAATACGATAATGGCAGTTACAATAAGAACCTTGTCATGGGCAATGCCGGAAGCGGCTTTGCGGTGAAAATGTCGTTAAAAGACGGCGAAACCTCTGCAATGCTAAAAGGGGCGAAGCTGCAATTCTGGGCTGGACATATCCCTGTACCGGGCGGAGAGGACATTCTTATTTCCGTATATGATGCAAAGGGTAAGAATGGTGCACCGGGAAACAAGCTCGCAGGACCAATAAAAGCGAAGGCTGAGCGCAATTTATCCAAATGGACAGAGGTGGATCTCTCCAGCCTGGGTCTGGTTGTTAAGGATGATTTTTATATCGCCTATTTACAGGCCGACGACTATCCATACGTGCCAGGGTTTGTCTCTGATGGGGATAAGAAGAACTGGGCCGCACGAAGCTGGGATTATTTAGGCGGACAATGGTTCAAAGCCGACCAGAGTGTTGGAAACTATATGATTCGCGCTGTTGTCGATTACGGTGCTCAAGAGCCATTCCAGTATGCTAAGGCGATTGTAAAAAATTCAGAAACAAGCGGGAATGCACCGTTTGAAATCAAGGCTGAGGTTTGGCAGGGATCAGAAGACGTTGAATCAGTCGATTATCAGCTTTCTTCAAAATCAGACCCTGATGCGGCCGGTTCTTGGAATAATGTGAATCTTCCATCTTACGGCGGTGCATTTACAACCACAGTTACTGATGTGGGGACATGGTATTTGCATGTAAAGGTTAAGGACAAGGCCGGAAATGAAGAAATTTCTTCATTTGGTCCATTTGAAGTAAATGAGGCAGCTACAACTGATTTGGAAGTGACTCCGGCTTCCCTTGATTTGATGGTTGGCGCAACAAAGAAACTAACGGTAAAATCAATCAAAACACAAGGTGACAAGGTAACGGAAACAGATGTCACTGAGCTAGCGGCCTATAGCGGCTTTGATACAAAGGTCATTAAGGTCGAGAGGGGACAGGTAACAGCCCTTGGTGCTGGTACGACGAGCATGACGATTACCTTTGGTGAGCATTCCAAGACGGTAGCGGTTAAGGTCGAACCAGAAACAAGCACCAAACTTTCGGTTAGTCCAACATCACTTGAATTGAAAAAGGGCAAGGCATCTCAAATTACGGTAAAATCCGTTGAAACAATAGGCGACAAGTCAACCGAAACTGATGTGACGACTCTAGCCAGCTACAGTGGTTATAACTCGAAAATAGTAAAGGTTGAAAAAGGAACTGTCACCGCATTAGAACCTGGATCGACCTCCATTACCATCACATATGGAGCAGATAAGGCAACTGTGTTGGTGGTAGTCGGGGCTGATCAACATGGCTGGAAAATGGAAAACGGAAAATGGTATTACTATGATGCAAAGGGAAATCCGGTAACCGGCTGGTTATCTGAAGGTGGAAAATGGTACTACATGAATGAAAAAGGCATCATGCAGACCGGATGGCAATATGTTGGAGGCATCTGGTATTTTCTTGCATCTAGCGGAGCAATGCAAACAGGCTGGCTGAACAGCGGAGGAACTTGGTACTATCTCGCAAAGAGCGGAGCAATGCAAACAGGCTGGTTGAACAGCGGAGGAACTTGGTACTATCTTGCAAAGAGCGGAGCAATGCAAACAGGCTGGTTGAACAGCGGAGGAACTTGGTACTATCTTGCAAAGAGCGGGGCGATGCAAACAGGCTGGCTAAACAACGGGGGCACTTGGTACTATCTTGCAAAGAGTGGAGCGATGCAAACGGGCTGGCTCCTTGATGGCTCTAGCTGGTACTATCTCAAAACCTCCGGTGCAATGGCAACTGGCTGGCTTACAATAAATGGAAAACGCTACTTCTTTAACCAAGCCGGCAAGTGGGTAAAATAGAATAAGTGAGGCATGGGGATGTATCCCATGCCTCGTTTTTTTCTGCATAAAAACCGCAGGAGGATTCCCTGCGGTTAAAGAGTTGAGTTGGTCATTTACCAGAGTTGAGTGAGGTCATATCAATATAACCAATGTTACCAGGATTTTGTGAACCAACCATTAAATAAGATTTACCATTTAAATCATCAATTGCTTGAACTCCAGTGACTTCCCCTCCATCTGGAGCTGAAATAATCCGGGAAAGTTTCTTTGTATCTACGTTATAAGCCCATCCAAAGTTATTGACATGTCTGTCGCTATCTTCAGCTATGAATAACGTTCTATATTTTTCAGAGAAAGCAATATTGTCAGGGTTAGCAATTTTTTCAAGGTTAGATTTGTTTCCATCCTTATCAGGAGCAGGAAGGTCTTCACCTGTTAGCACTGCTGACATGTCCGTTACGACATAATCACTATTAATCTTTTTGCCATCACGATCTTTTTGTCCCTTTGCTAAATTCATTTCATAAATTGCACCAGAACTTAATTTTGGTAATTGAATATCATCTACAGGATCACTAGCATTTTTAGTCATACCTTTTTCAACATAGGACATGGTCATATAGACTTTATTGTCGGCTTTGTTTAACGTGAGAGTTTCCATTTTATTGAACTCGGAAGTTGCTCCCATAATAGCACCATAACGGCGGGATTCCAAAAACGCCGCAGCTTTCTCCATACCTGGTTTCACTTTTAGCCATTCGGTTTTGCCGCCGCCATTGGAATTTGTCTTTATTTCTTTAAACCCATTTGCATTGCCATATGCTGCATCGGTTGTTGTTTCAAAAATATCGCTGAATTTAGTGTTTTCAGCTAATTCCTTGACTTCTGTATCTGTGGCATGTCCCAATTTAATCCATTCGATATCAGCTGCTCCGCCATTTTTGTCGCTTGTTTGTTTCCATTGTGCTGCATACAAGGTACCGGCAGATAAATTGTTTGCTTTGTCTGCAACATACATGAAGGACATTGTGTAGCTGCCGTCGTCACCAAAGTAGGCTGTACGATTATCTGGTGCTACGGTAACATTTTCAAAAGATAAGCGTCCCATGCTGTAGTGTTTAACAGCTTCTGCTTCACCATTTGGGTGAACCTTTACTTCTGTCGTATGACCATATAGGTATGGATTTCCAACAGCATTAGGGTCTTGATAATAATTCTTTGCAAATGCTGTTACACTGGATGTTTCTGGATTTGCTTCAAATGCACGGGCATCCGGCTCATACTCTTCACTGCCTAAGTGGGTATTCCAAGGAGATAAGACACCTGCACATGGGGTCCAAATACCGCCATCTGCTGAAAAATCAATCGGATTGATATCCGTAATTTTCAATTCACCCGTTTTCTTATCTTGTACTACTGTATTTAAATACAATGGTTTCGGCATATTTCCGTAACCTTTTTCCGGGATACTTTCGAAGTGATTCACCATATATAATTTTCCACTTTTTCCGTTTACGCTAAGAAGTGAATTCGCGTCAGGTGCTGTAGAAACAAATGGTTTGCCATCTTTATCTTTTATGATCTTCCCATTTACATCATAAGCGGCGCCGACCACTTTGCCGTTAATGATTTCACCTGGGCGGGCCAATGATTTATATTCTAGAGGGACAGTCTTTTGAGAACCATCGTTTAATGTAACAAGGGCTGATGCTTCACTATACATAGAAGAACGTTTCGCATCAGTATCAGGAACCCCCATTCCCACAAATTCCACCGATTTTACCGGAACTGGCTTATAAGGGTTAGCGTGGACATTTACGGCAGACGGGAAAAGGATTGCAGCACTTAATAATGGTACGATTACCTTGCTCTTTTTCATTAAATAGAACCTCCTAATAGTTTGAAAGTTTATTTTAATACTACTTAATGATAGCCTGGGAGTATTAACGGAATATTCAAGTAGTGTAAAAAAGAAATAAAGTTTTCTAGTAAATAAGTAGCACCCTTTATCCTTCTGTTTCCTAGGACCAAGATCCTTATTCACTGAAATGGGGAACATTCACGATACAAAAGGGAAACTAAAAAACTCACCTTATGTCCGAAAAGATGAAAGGTGAGTTTTTTGAATAAATATATGGCAGGTAGTAGGTTATAATGAATATAAATTACTGACAATTATACAGCCTGATCTATTAGAATGTAACAAAACGAGGAGGATTTAGGATGAAAACATTGAAGATTGCAAACATACCAGGGGATGGGATTGGCAGAGAGGTGGTTCCGGCAGCAACCGATGTATTGAAAATGATTTCAGAAATCCATGGAGGATTAAAATTTGAATTTACGGAGTTTCCATGGAGTTGTGAGTACTATCTGGAGCATGATGAAATGATGCCAAAGGATGGGCTTGAGCAGTTAAAGGATTTTGATAGCATTTTTTTGGGGGCAGTTGGAAACTTAAATCTTGTTCCTGACCATGTATCATTATGGGGGCTCTTAATAAAAATTCGCCGTGAGTTTGAACAGGTGATTAATATTCGTCCTGCCAAAGTATTTAAAGGTGTGAAATCGCCACTGTTGAACCCTAAAGATTTTGATTTAATTGTGGTACGGGAGAATAGCGAGGGTGAATATAGCACGATAGGTGGAAATATCTATCAAGGTGAAGATGAGCTGTCCATACAAAATGCGGTTTTCTCAAGAAAAGGAACAGAAAGAGCCATGCGGTATGCTTTTGAATTGGCAGCTAAGCGCACGAAACATGTAACAAGTGCCACAAAGTCAAACGGAATTGTCTATTCCATGCCTTTCTGGGACAGCGTGTTTAAAGACGTTGCAAATGATTATCCTCATATCACTGCAGATTCTCAGCATATTGACGCTTTATCGGCATTCTTTGTCACTCATCCTGAAAGATTTGATGTCATTGTCGCAAGCAATCTATTTGGTGATATTCTGACAGATATAGGTGCAGCCATCATGGGCAGTATTGGGATCGCGCCGTCAGGAAATATAAACGTTAACGGAAAGTATCCGTCCATGTTTGAGCCAGTTCACGGATCTGCACCAGACATTGTTGGAAAAGGGATTGCAAATCCAATCGGTCAAATATGGACAGCCAAAATGATGCTAGACCACTTTGGGGAAGAGGAGCTTGGAAGTACATTATTGAATGTGATTGAAAGTGTAACAAGCGATGGGTTCTTAACACCGGATATTGGCGGTCGTTATTCAACAAGAGAAGTAACGGAAGAGATTATTAACAGGCTGAAAATCTTCGATAAAAAGGGAAATATCAGGAACACAACTATATCTTAATATGGTAAGAAGTTAGATAGGTACATATAGAAGGTTTAGCCCCTTGGTAACAGGGGACTAAACTTTTTCTATTTTTTACTTTCCTTTTGAGGATTGTCTTTACTTTTCATTAATTTTATTACATGTTCCTTTGGGTCCCAGCAGT encodes:
- a CDS encoding S8 family serine peptidase; the protein is MRRTKRFCVNAFMLLTALVMTLSLALPVNSLASSVIPADTSSTKGKVIDAKLAKKFEEDEFARFIVILHDQADTEKIALSAKQTSAKKSTSQKETEANVQKAVVQALQDKAKLTQKAINLLLKEEKASGKIKEIHNFFIINGMAVTGTKEAVTKLAALPEVKSILLDEKQTLEPIKKEEPSATPKADENNPVEWNIDHVGAPEVWARGITGAGAVVANIDSGVAVNHPALKAKYRGYDPNNPDKLTHTFNWYDAIYKIGSPVDSDGHGTHTMGTMVGQEPDGQNQIGIAPGAKWIAARAFANNESYDSYIIQAAEWVLAPTDEKGVPHPEMAPDVVNNSWGGRPINNDWFRPLVQAWRSVGIFPVFSVGNTDLFNPVALPGTASSPANYPESFAVGATTKTDELASFSLRGPSERGDVKPDISAPGVGVRSALPGATWNTFEYGSYNGTSMAAPHIAAAALLLKQADPALSLTQIEDILKLTSTTKTDENYPEAPNNGYGYGIVNVNAAVQAVEQGIGKIKGQVVGPGNDNEVPTYVQDTRRVVYEGLNVPFSIQAMDNSSVNKVTLHVRYEDANEAAFNTERYAGDHRNGLYEAIIPGEAIKGSTLTYWWTIQDFSGNEVKTEEARVSVRDGIRAGYVEDFESIPEGWYSYGINNSWEWGVPTYGPKTAPPSGKNVMATNLRGQTEMFSNMTLVMPPVIVEGETQLQFKQWYSMGYWDFGTVLVSVDGKKWEQLYQITRTNQNWHEVGIDLSKYDGKKITIAFNLQTDDGKYPGWYLDDMQIKGSAPAGEAENVIHKEIKLTSEAFVNQAYPLMDFHNESKASEKAALLPVDATIKVLETEWTTESNPQNGEFVIHHPPGEYTVDVKAYGYMPQTQKVTVSSKGEVTPKVTLEPLPKQTVSGTVTDTSGNALKDATILLLEDEKAEPGHSSENGDYQLKAYEGTYTVKVFAKGYYSKTYTMDVEPGKNLKRDIQLSPFVNKESGEIKYDNGSYNKNLVMGNAGSGFAVKMSLKDGETSAMLKGAKLQFWAGHIPVPGGEDILISVYDAKGKNGAPGNKLAGPIKAKAERNLSKWTEVDLSSLGLVVKDDFYIAYLQADDYPYVPGFVSDGDKKNWAARSWDYLGGQWFKADQSVGNYMIRAVVDYGAQEPFQYAKAIVKNSETSGNAPFEIKAEVWQGSEDVESVDYQLSSKSDPDAAGSWNNVNLPSYGGAFTTTVTDVGTWYLHVKVKDKAGNEEISSFGPFEVNEAATTDLEVTPASLDLMVGATKKLTVKSIKTQGDKVTETDVTELAAYSGFDTKVIKVERGQVTALGAGTTSMTITFGEHSKTVAVKVEPETSTKLSVSPTSLELKKGKASQITVKSVETIGDKSTETDVTTLASYSGYNSKIVKVEKGTVTALEPGSTSITITYGADKATVLVVVGADQHGWKMENGKWYYYDAKGNPVTGWLSEGGKWYYMNEKGIMQTGWQYVGGIWYFLASSGAMQTGWLNSGGTWYYLAKSGAMQTGWLNSGGTWYYLAKSGAMQTGWLNSGGTWYYLAKSGAMQTGWLNNGGTWYYLAKSGAMQTGWLLDGSSWYYLKTSGAMATGWLTINGKRYFFNQAGKWVK
- a CDS encoding PhoX family protein, with the protein product MKKSKVIVPLLSAAILFPSAVNVHANPYKPVPVKSVEFVGMGVPDTDAKRSSMYSEASALVTLNDGSQKTVPLEYKSLARPGEIINGKVVGAAYDVNGKIIKDKDGKPFVSTAPDANSLLSVNGKSGKLYMVNHFESIPEKGYGNMPKPLYLNTVVQDKKTGELKITDINPIDFSADGGIWTPCAGVLSPWNTHLGSEEYEPDARAFEANPETSSVTAFAKNYYQDPNAVGNPYLYGHTTEVKVHPNGEAEAVKHYSMGRLSFENVTVAPDNRTAYFGDDGSYTMSFMYVADKANNLSAGTLYAAQWKQTSDKNGGAADIEWIKLGHATDTEVKELAENTKFSDIFETTTDAAYGNANGFKEIKTNSNGGGKTEWLKVKPGMEKAAAFLESRRYGAIMGATSEFNKMETLTLNKADNKVYMTMSYVEKGMTKNASDPVDDIQLPKLSSGAIYEMNLAKGQKDRDGKKINSDYVVTDMSAVLTGEDLPAPDKDGNKSNLEKIANPDNIAFSEKYRTLFIAEDSDRHVNNFGWAYNVDTKKLSRIISAPDGGEVTGVQAIDDLNGKSYLMVGSQNPGNIGYIDMTSLNSGK
- a CDS encoding tartrate dehydrogenase, producing MKTLKIANIPGDGIGREVVPAATDVLKMISEIHGGLKFEFTEFPWSCEYYLEHDEMMPKDGLEQLKDFDSIFLGAVGNLNLVPDHVSLWGLLIKIRREFEQVINIRPAKVFKGVKSPLLNPKDFDLIVVRENSEGEYSTIGGNIYQGEDELSIQNAVFSRKGTERAMRYAFELAAKRTKHVTSATKSNGIVYSMPFWDSVFKDVANDYPHITADSQHIDALSAFFVTHPERFDVIVASNLFGDILTDIGAAIMGSIGIAPSGNINVNGKYPSMFEPVHGSAPDIVGKGIANPIGQIWTAKMMLDHFGEEELGSTLLNVIESVTSDGFLTPDIGGRYSTREVTEEIINRLKIFDKKGNIRNTTIS